In Ornithinibacter aureus, the genomic stretch TCCGCGATGCCGCCGCCCGCAGCCGCGAGCGCCTCGACGCCTACACGACGGCCCTCCAGCGCCACGGCGAGGAGACCACCGAGCGCGAGGTCCGCTGGCTCAGCGAGCTCATCGACGCCGAACGGCGCCACCCCACAGATCCCGGCCCCCAGCCGTAGGTGCCGCCCGCGCCATCCCGGGCGCACCGGCATCCGCTTCACCACAACCAACCCGATCACAACCCCAGGAGAAGTACATGGGTTCCATCCGCGTCGCCATCGTCGGCGTCGGTAACTGTGCGTCCTCGCTCGTTCAGGGCGTGCACTACTACCGTGACGCCGACCCGACCCAGACCGTCCCCGGTCTGATGCACGTCACCTTCGGTGACTACCACGTGCGCGACGTGGAGTTCGTCGCCGCGTTCGACGTCGACGACAAGAAGGTCGGAAAGGACCTCGCCGAGGCCATCAACGCCTCCGAGAACAACACCATCAAGATCGCGGACGTGCCCACCAGCGGCGTCACCGTCCAGCGTGGCGTCACCCTCGACGGCCTCGGCAAGTACTACCGCGAGACCATCGACGAGTCGGCCGCCGAGCCGGTCGACGTCGTCGCCGCCCTGCGCGACGCGAAGGTCGACGTCCTCGTCTCCTACCTCCCCGTGGGGTCGGAGAATGCCGACAAGTTCTACGCCCAGTGCGCGATCGACGCCGGTGTCGCCTTCGTCAACGCCCTGCCCGTGTTCATCGCGTCCGACCCCGAGTGGGCCGCGAAGTTCGAGGAGGCCGGCGTCCCGGTCATCGGTGACGACATCAAGAGCCAGGTCGGCGCGACCATCACGCACCGCGTCATGGCCAAGCTGTTCGAGGACCGCGGCGTCGCCCTGGACCGCACCTACCAGCTCAACGTCGGTGGGAACATGGACTTCAAGAACATGCTCGAGCGCGAGCGCCTCGAGTCCAAGAAGGTCTCCAAGACCCAGGCCGTGACCTCGAACCTCGAGGGCTCCCTCGCCGGCAAGGTCCACGACAAGAACGTGCACATCGGCCCGTCGGACTACGTCGCGTGGCTCGATGACCGCAAGTGGGCGTACGTCCGCCTCGAGGGTCGCGCCTTCGGTGACGCCCCGCTGAACCTCGAGTACAAGCTCGAGGTCTGGGACTCCCCGAACTCGGCCGGCATCATCATCGACGCCATCCGCGCGGCGAAGATCGCCAAGGACCGCGGCGTCGGTGGCGCCCTGCTCTCGGCCTCGTCCTACCTCATGAAGTCCCCGCCGGAGCAGCGTCCCGACGACGTCGGTCGCGCCAAGCTCGAGGCCTTCATCGCGGGTACCGAGGAGCGCTGAGCCCTCACCGCTGAGCCCCTGGCCGGCTGCACGACGTAGCCGGCCAGGGCAGGCACAACGCAGAAGATCGGGTGCCACGCAGTAATTGCTGCGTGGCACCCGATCTTCTGCGTTGTGCGAGACGCCGTCAGGCCGAGGCGTCAGGCGGCGTGGCGGCAACCCCACGGCTGGAGGCCGCGCTTGGCGTACAGCCGGTTCGCGACGGTGATCTGCTCGGCGCGCGAGGCCTTGTCGGCCCGCGGCGCGAAGTCGTCACCGTTGACGCTCAGCCAGGTGCGGTAGTCGAACTGCAGACCGCCGTAGTAGCCGTTGCCGGTGTTGATGCTCCACCGGCCGCCGGACTCGCACTTGGCGATCCGGTCCCACATGGCGGCCCGGGCCAGGTTGATGCCGGTGCGCGAGGTCGAACGCGAGGCCGCGGCCGGCGCCGAACCGGCCTTGGCGAGCTTGAGGGCCTTGCGGGTCTTGGGACCGACGATCCCGTCGACCACCAGCCCCTTGGAGCGCTGGTACTTCGTGACCGCCGCGAGCGTCTTGGGGCCGAAGCGCCCGTCGACCGCGAGCTTGGCGCCCAGAGCGTTCAGACGCCGCTGGAGGGTCTTGTTCTGCCCGTAGTTCGAGTTGCCCTTGCGCAGGGTGACCGTCAGGTAGGCCTTGGTCGCGGCGGGCACCGCGGCCGGTGCTACCGCAGGAGCGGCGGCGGGTGCGGCCGCCGTGACGGCCGAGGCCTTCGCCGGGGCGGCGTTCGCAGGGATCGCGGAGCCGGCGGCCATGAGGCCTCCGGCAACGCCGACGGTCGCGGCGACCCGGGCGCCGGACAGGCCGGCCTGGCCGAGGACACTGGTCAGCTCGGAGAACACGCTGAACGACTGGGCGGATCGGTGGCGCCCGGGAACGGTCTGAAGAGTCATGGATTGCCTCTCGCGCCTACGAGGTGAGCTGTCGGGTTCGGGCTGAGGTCTCCCGGCCGTCCCCGACTCACGGTCGAGATCCGGCTTCACCCCAAGGGCTCGTCCTCAGCGATCGAGGGCGGGCCCACAAGTGGGTCCCCCGCTCCTGCCAAGCGGTGGTGCGAAGGGGCCTGAGGTCGGTGGCAGGACTCGGCGTAACCGACCTCGGGGGCGCGATCCGTGTGGAGGCGTTCTCATCAGGGTAGCGGCGACCCTCCTATGTCACAAACAGGTCACGGGGACCACGGTCGGGTGCCGATGGCTTCAGCTGACCCGCGTGGCCATCTCCCGGAAGCCCTTGCCGTCCTCCTCGGTGTAGGTGTCGCCCTCACAGGTGTAGGTCACGGCCCCGGTGCCCGGTTGGAGGTCGCGCACCTCCTCCTTGCCCTGCTCGGGTCGAACCGTCATCGACCCCTTCGCCGACTCGAGGGTGAACGACATCCGTGACCCCGACAGGGCCACCCGGTAGACGACCGTGCCGTCGAACACCAGGGCGCTGGTGCCGCCCGGGGTGGTGAGCGTGGCCTCGACCTCGTCGTAGGTGACGACGTGCCGCCCGCTCTCGTCGAAGGTGAAGGTGCGGTTCAGACCGGTCAGCACCGATTCACCATCCGGGCCGGTGGTCCTCTGCTCGTAGTCGGTGGTGCGCCAGGTCCCGACAAGGCAGTCGTCGAACTCGGATGCCGCCCCGCCCCCTCCCGGGTCACCCCCGGTCGGTGCCGGGTCAGCGCCCCCGCCGCCGGTCCCCCCGCCGCCGGAGCCCCCGGGCAGCGTCCCCGACGACTGCGCCACGGAACTCGTGGCCACCCCGGCGACGAACCCGGCACCGAACAGCCCCAGCGCGCCGATGACGGCCCCGAGGGTGATTGCGACGATCTTCCAGGTCGCCATCCGGTCGCGTGCCACGCGGTGCGGGGGCAGGTGTTCGGGTGCCGGGTGATCGGGTGCCATGTCAGCCCCTCGTGGGAACGGCAGCCACAGCCGTCGTGATGGTTGCGGGATCGGGGGCGTCGCCGGCCCGGTACGAGACCACCCCGATGAGGAACTCCCCGTCGGCCACGAGCGCGACGTCCTGCGTGACGGGTCGCTCCCCCTGGGACGTCATCCGCCACACCACGGCGTCGTCCGGCACGTCGGCGAAGGCGACCTTCTCGATGGTGAAGCGCGTGACCGGGCTGGTCGGCGACTCCCCGCGGGTCTCGAACGACGTGCACGTCGGCAGCGCCGCCTGCAGCGCCGTGACGACCTCGGCGGCGAGACCCTGGCGGTGGGCCTGCACGTACTGCGCGACGAACGGCCCGACCCCGCTCCGGGCGAAGCGTTGGCGGGCCGACCCCGCGGGCTGCTCGGGCTCGATGTCGACGCCGCACACCGTGAGACCGAAGCCGGCCGGTGGCGGTTGGCTCTCGCGCCAGCCCTCGCCGAGGGCGGCGAGCGGGATGAAGTGGGCCTTGGCGCGAGCCTCGAGGTCGGCATCACTCCCCCGGGTGCCGGGGGTGGCGGATGCCGTTCCGGACCCGGGTGCGCCCGTCACCGACGACTGCGGCGTGCTCACGACGTCGTCACCACAGGCCGTCATCAGCAGCACCCCCGCGACCGCGAGAGCGGCGAGCACCAACCGTGTCCCTCGAGTCTCCACTCCACGAGACCATACGGTGTGCCGGCCGGCCATCACGGGTACCTCGGGTTGCGCAACTGTTCGGCGAGCAAGGCGGCCATGGCCGCGTGCCCCTGGGCGTTGGGGTGGAAGGAGCCAGGATCGGTGACGGCCAGGCCCGGCCCTCCCCAGTCGAGGTCGTTGATCCACTGCTCGCCGTCGGGCGCACCGACCCCGTGGCCGAGGAAGGCCTGGGTGGGGTCGATGAACTCCACCCCGGCCTCACGACAGGCCTCGCGGAGCATGGCGTTGAGCTGGTCAGCCTTGCCATTCATCCACACCTGGTCCTCACTGAAGAGCATGTTGTTGAGTTCCTGACTGGGCGGGTCGTTGAACAGTCGGGGGTATCCCATGATGACGATCCGGGCGTTGGGCGCCTTCTCGCGCATCCGGGTGTAGAGCGCGACGAGCTCGGGCTTCAGGTCCTCCAGGCGCTGGTCGAGCTTCTCGTCCCACTTGGCCTGGCAACCGTCCGTGAACGGGACACCACTCCCGCCGTTAAGCACGCAGTCCTGGAGCACGGCACCGAAGCCGAGGTCGTTCCCACCGATCGACATCGTGACGAGCGAGGTGTCCTCGGTGAGGGCGTCGAGCTGTGGGCCCTCGCCGTCGTTGCTGCCGTTGGGGTTGTCGAGGTCGGTCTGGGTCGCGCCCGAGCAGTAGACCGCCGTGAAGCCACCCGCGAAGTCGAACTCGGGCGAGGCGTAGGTCTGCTCGGCGTAGGAGGAGGTCGAGCGCCGGCACCGGTTGTGCGAGTCATCGCCCCAGTTGCCCGGGTCCCAGTCGTCACGGTTGTCGTAGTTCGTACCGTCGTGGTAATCCCCCGCGCCCTCTCCCGAGGCGAAGCTGTCGCCGAGGGCCACGTAGTCACCGCTCAGCGCCTTCTCGAGCGCCGTCTGCACGCTCTGCGCGGTGTCCTCACACCCTTCGCCGAGGAAGATCCGGCACACGGCGTTCGTCGTGTGCCTGGCCAGGTCACCCTGGACGATGCCGAACAGCACCGCGGCGACGACGAGCGCAGCAGCCGCGATGATCCCGCCGTACTCGAGCCCGGCGGAACCCCGCTCCGTGGTGTGCCCCCCTCGTGGCACACCACGGCTGCGCACTGCCGCATCGCGGGGCCGCTCACCTGGCATGTCCCGACGCTAGGGATCGCGGATGCCGTCGGGCAGGGTCCCCGGGCCCAGCTGCGGGCCCGTCGTGGCTGGGCCCAGGTGCCCGGTCGTCAGGCCAGGCCGAGGAGGCCGATACCGGTCGTGACGGCGAGCAGCACGGCGGTGCGCACGGAGGCGCCCCGGTGCGGACCCGGCATCCCGGCTGTCACGGCGGCGACGACGGCGGCGCCCGCGATCACCCACGGGTAGGCCGAGGCGCCCGTGTCCAGCACCCTGCCGAGGACGACCCCGAGCCAGGCGAGCGCGGTTGCGGACAGGGCCGCCCATGCAGTCAGTCGCCGGAGCCGCTCGATGACGAGCATCACGGCCGCGGCCAGGCCGAGCAGGAGCGAGTAGCGACCGACGAGGTACTGCGCGCTGGCGTCGTCGGTGGCCAGGAGGTACACGTCGAGCCACACGACGGGCAGCGCGATGAGCACGAGCACCAACCCCCACGTGACGAGCCCGGCCCGCGGATGCGGCGAAGGGTGCTCCTGCGCGGTCATGAGCCGGATCCTATGGCGGAGGGTCACTCCCTGACCCGGCGGACGAATCTGCGGTCAGGCTGTGGGAATCCCTCCGGCCTCTCGCAACCCCTCTGCACCGGACCTGAGGTTCGGCGACCACGTGGCTTAGGCTGGGCGGGACGATCATCCAGGCCCGGCCACCGAGAGTGCTGCCGGAGCCACCCGGGGAGGAACCACACCGTGACGACCGTTCGCTCCACCCTGCGCTCGATCGGGGCCGCCACCGCCGTGGCTGCCCTGCTCGTCGCGGGATCACCCGCCTCATCCGGCACGGCCGCAGCCGCCGACGAGATCCCGATTCTCGGCCAGGCACTCACGATGGGGACGGTCACCGCCGGACCTCCTGCGGTGGTGACGGTGCACGGGGTCCAACGGGTCGACAACGCCACGATCGTCTACTGGTCACTCGGCATCCCCGACGGTTCGCAGGCGAAGTTCGCCGCGTCCTACTTCGGCCCGTCCACGCTGTTGTTCAGGTCGAAGCGAACGGGTGTCAACCAGTCGGACGTGACACTGACCGACGGGACCGCTGGTCTCACCTACCGCCCGATGGAACCGACCGGCAAGTTCAGGACCTGCGTGTGCGGCCCGTCCACCACGATGACTGATCTCACTCCGAGGCAGGCTCAGGTCATCTGGTCCGCCGTGGCTCCACTGCCTGCGGGCGTCGCGACGGTCGACGTGACCATCGCGGAGCAGGTCATCCCGAACGTCCCCGTGGGAGACGGCCCCCTGCTGCCCTTGGCGGAGAACCAGGAGGCGCCGTTCGTCCTCGGCATGGGGTGGCCCGAGCCCGACCCCGAGCTATTGGCCACGGCGCGCACGTCGCAGCCCGCGGCCTTCGAGCTCACCCAGCGCGTGTCCAACATCGAGCAGAGCGTCACGACCTCCACCGGCGAGGTCGCCTTGGCTGCGGACGTGCTGTTCGCCAAGAACTCCGCGACCCTGACGGCCAAGGGCACGAAGACGGTCGCCGATGCCGCCGCGCAGATCAAGGCAACCGAGACCGGCAAGGCCCTGACCGTGACGGGTCACGCGGACTCCGACGGCTCGAACTCCTACAACCAGTCATTGTCGGAGAAGCGGGCGAAGGCCGTCGCGGCGGCGCTCGCCGAGGCCCTCGGCGGTGGATACACCATCACGGCCGTCGGCAAGGGCGAGACCGAACCGATCGCGTCGAACAAGACCACTGCGGGCAAGGCCAAGAACCGCCGAGTCAGCATCACCTACACCGAAGGACAGTGACCGTGGCCCAGCCCCCCCGTCGTCCCCGCCTCACCCTGGCGATCCTCGGTGTCGTGTCCGTCGTGGCGCTGTCGTCCTGCACGGGGGACGACCCCGAGCCCTCGGTGAGTCCGACCGGATCCGCGTCATCGAGTGCGTCCACGACGACCTCGACGCCGCTGCGCGACCAGAGTGCTCTCGTGCTCGGTGCGCAGCTGCCCCCGGTGGCTGGCAGCTCGACCGGAGACGTGGCCGGCGCGCCGGCCACCCTCAACGTGGCCACTGTCGTCGCCACGAAGGGCGGCAGCGTCCTGACGTTCTGGCACACCGGGACGGAGAAGATGTTGGTCAACGCCGGAGACCTCTCCTGGGAGGCCCAACCCGTGCTGGTCGACGTCGCCGAGCAGAAGGTCTACGAGCCCGTCACGTTCGTGGATGAGCAGGGGGACACCCGCTGCCTGTGCACGGACGCGGCGTACATCGGTGGAGTGCCGCAACCGCGCACGATCTTCTTCCCACAGCTGCCCGACACGGTCACCACCGTCGAGGTCCGTCAGGCAGGCTTCGACAAGCCGATCTCGGTACCCGTCACGCGGTGACCGGCGCAGCCACCGAGAGTGTTGCCGAAACCATCTGGGGGGAACCACGTCGTGACGACCATTCGCTCAAGCCTGCGCTCGATCGGGGCCGCCACTGCGGTGGGGGCCGTGCTCCTCGTGGGGATGCCCGCCGGGTCGAGTGCCGCGGGGACATCCGCCGCCGACGAGGTCCCGATCCTCGGCCAGGCCTTCACCATGGGGACGGTGCAGTCCGGACCTCCCGCCGTCGTGACGGTCCACGGCGTCCGCCGGGTGGAGGGGGCCACCATCCTGTACTGGTCCCTGGGTGTCCCCGTCGACAGCCCGGTGGACAACGAGTTGTCGTTCCTCGGCCCCGCGACGTCCTCGTTCTACGCAGGCAATGTCGGGCCGACGATGGGCGACGCCGCTCTCACCGACGTCACCGGCGCGCAGGTCTACCGCCCCCTTGTCACCACCGAGAAGTTCGCACCGTGTGCGTGCTCACCCGTGTCGTCCCTGCTCAAGGTCAAGCCCGGTCAGGCCTCCGTCATGTGGACGGCCCTCGCGCCGCTCCCCGAGGGCGTCACGACAGTCGACGTGACCGTCGCTGAACAGGTGGTCCCGGACGTCACCGTCGAGGAGGGCCTGCTCCTGCCCGTGGCCAGCGAGCAGGAACCCGTCATCGTCGGCATGGGTTGGCCCGAGGTGGACATGAACCTCGTCGGCACGTCCACCCCCCAGGACCCGGAGTCCTACTCCCTCGTGGGGCGCGTCTCCGACCTCGAGAGGGCCGTGACGACCTCGCAGGGTGAGGTGTCCCTGGCCTCCGACGTGTTGTTCGCGAAGAATTCCGCGACGCTGACCGCCAAGGGTGTCGCCACGGTGGCCAAGGCCGCGGCGCAGATCAAGGCCAGTGAGGCCGGCACGGCCCTGACCGTCACCGGCCACGCCGACTCCGACGACTCCGAGGACTACAACCAGGCGCTTTCCGAACGGCGGGCCAAGGCGGTGGCCGCGGCACTGACGAAGGAGTTGGGCTCCGGGTACTCGATCACGGCAGTCGGGAAGGGCGAGACCCAGCCGATCGCCTCGAACGCGACAGCTGCGGGCAAGGCGAAGAACCGCCGCGTCAGCATCACCTACACGGAGGGGCAGTGATGAACACCGCTACCGCAGCCACGAGGGTTCGCTCGCGGGTGGCTCTGGCCTCGATCGCCGTCGCCGCGATCGCAGCCCTC encodes the following:
- a CDS encoding inositol-3-phosphate synthase; translation: MGSIRVAIVGVGNCASSLVQGVHYYRDADPTQTVPGLMHVTFGDYHVRDVEFVAAFDVDDKKVGKDLAEAINASENNTIKIADVPTSGVTVQRGVTLDGLGKYYRETIDESAAEPVDVVAALRDAKVDVLVSYLPVGSENADKFYAQCAIDAGVAFVNALPVFIASDPEWAAKFEEAGVPVIGDDIKSQVGATITHRVMAKLFEDRGVALDRTYQLNVGGNMDFKNMLERERLESKKVSKTQAVTSNLEGSLAGKVHDKNVHIGPSDYVAWLDDRKWAYVRLEGRAFGDAPLNLEYKLEVWDSPNSAGIIIDAIRAAKIAKDRGVGGALLSASSYLMKSPPEQRPDDVGRAKLEAFIAGTEER
- a CDS encoding OmpA family protein, whose amino-acid sequence is MTTVRSTLRSIGAATAVAALLVAGSPASSGTAAAADEIPILGQALTMGTVTAGPPAVVTVHGVQRVDNATIVYWSLGIPDGSQAKFAASYFGPSTLLFRSKRTGVNQSDVTLTDGTAGLTYRPMEPTGKFRTCVCGPSTTMTDLTPRQAQVIWSAVAPLPAGVATVDVTIAEQVIPNVPVGDGPLLPLAENQEAPFVLGMGWPEPDPELLATARTSQPAAFELTQRVSNIEQSVTTSTGEVALAADVLFAKNSATLTAKGTKTVADAAAQIKATETGKALTVTGHADSDGSNSYNQSLSEKRAKAVAAALAEALGGGYTITAVGKGETEPIASNKTTAGKAKNRRVSITYTEGQ
- a CDS encoding SGNH/GDSL hydrolase family protein — protein: MPGERPRDAAVRSRGVPRGGHTTERGSAGLEYGGIIAAAALVVAAVLFGIVQGDLARHTTNAVCRIFLGEGCEDTAQSVQTALEKALSGDYVALGDSFASGEGAGDYHDGTNYDNRDDWDPGNWGDDSHNRCRRSTSSYAEQTYASPEFDFAGGFTAVYCSGATQTDLDNPNGSNDGEGPQLDALTEDTSLVTMSIGGNDLGFGAVLQDCVLNGGSGVPFTDGCQAKWDEKLDQRLEDLKPELVALYTRMREKAPNARIVIMGYPRLFNDPPSQELNNMLFSEDQVWMNGKADQLNAMLREACREAGVEFIDPTQAFLGHGVGAPDGEQWINDLDWGGPGLAVTDPGSFHPNAQGHAAMAALLAEQLRNPRYP
- a CDS encoding OmpA family protein — its product is MTTIRSSLRSIGAATAVGAVLLVGMPAGSSAAGTSAADEVPILGQAFTMGTVQSGPPAVVTVHGVRRVEGATILYWSLGVPVDSPVDNELSFLGPATSSFYAGNVGPTMGDAALTDVTGAQVYRPLVTTEKFAPCACSPVSSLLKVKPGQASVMWTALAPLPEGVTTVDVTVAEQVVPDVTVEEGLLLPVASEQEPVIVGMGWPEVDMNLVGTSTPQDPESYSLVGRVSDLERAVTTSQGEVSLASDVLFAKNSATLTAKGVATVAKAAAQIKASEAGTALTVTGHADSDDSEDYNQALSERRAKAVAAALTKELGSGYSITAVGKGETQPIASNATAAGKAKNRRVSITYTEGQ
- a CDS encoding transglycosylase family protein, with product MTLQTVPGRHRSAQSFSVFSELTSVLGQAGLSGARVAATVGVAGGLMAAGSAIPANAAPAKASAVTAAAPAAAPAVAPAAVPAATKAYLTVTLRKGNSNYGQNKTLQRRLNALGAKLAVDGRFGPKTLAAVTKYQRSKGLVVDGIVGPKTRKALKLAKAGSAPAAASRSTSRTGINLARAAMWDRIAKCESGGRWSINTGNGYYGGLQFDYRTWLSVNGDDFAPRADKASRAEQITVANRLYAKRGLQPWGCRHAA